In the genome of Aspergillus flavus chromosome 8, complete sequence, one region contains:
- a CDS encoding uncharacterized protein (expressed protein), translated as MKPLLKTGASISTLETQNFPVKSTLPANLGYHIVDSSQFGYYPDEDKIKEMTKERHYALVLAAQACTAAQLRVVLHWAIRSHKDQYL; from the exons ATGAAACCTCTCCTCAAAACCGGAGCCAGCATCAGCACCCTTGAGACCCAGAACTTCCCTGTGAAATCGACATTGCCCGCCAACCTCGGCTATCACATAGTCGACTCATCCCAATTCGGATACTATCCAGACGAGGACAAGATTAAGGAGATGACTAAGGAGAGACATTATGCCCTGGTACTCGCCGCTCAAG CATGTACGGCTGCTCAGCTACGAGTAGTTCTGCATTGGGCTATTCGCTCCCACAAGGATCAGTATTTGTAA
- a CDS encoding putative glutamate decarboxylase — MPQQDSVERINIHDSTEINQVADAFRNSLERIGCHNPFPEAVRIANYPSEDWLSEVQRRTPSSTGRPLEDVLREADEIFSYRISTKHPRFFAFIPSPVSPMSWLGDSLSSAHNTYAGSSESGSGVCAVEKSLIAWIAERFGLPSSAGGQFVSGASMATLTAVAVARDQRLEAELRHRATVYISDESHFCITKALRVVGILDSQIRTIRCDSKYRMDSDHLRRAISEDLADGFRPFLVVATCGTTSTGGIDPLNEIADIADEHGLWMHVDAAYGGSVAFSSTHRPLVDGLGRADSIAWDPHKWLFQTYGCGTILFREKSHPLKSFASTAHFCRDFEDEMEPQNPWNYGIELTRPARHMRLWFSLQVLGMDTIDKMIGRGFELSVLAEGEIKRLADWVILAPTSLAIVNFRFAPHGVDEKLLGQINTHVSKELAAENIACILTTLLDGVVGLRMCTINPRTTDDDIRRVVRALGSSAQGAYRELFKARD, encoded by the coding sequence ATGCCTCAACAAGATTCAGTCGAGAGGATAAACATTCATGACAGTACTGAGATTAACCAGGTAGCAGATGCTTTCCGAAATTCATTGGAACGTATCGGATGCCACAACCCGTTCCCTGAAGCTGTAAGAATTGCAAACTATCCTAGTGAAGACTGGCTATCGGAGGTTCAGAGACGGACCCCGTCGAGCACGGGTAGGCCGTTAGAAGATGTACTGCGAGAAGCCGACGAGATCTTCTCATATCGCATCAGCACAAAGCATCCTCGATTCTTTGCATTCATTCCATCACCAGTCTCCCCCATGTCATGGCTGGGAGACTCGCTCTCTTCCGCACACAATACCTATGCAGGAAGCTCAGAGTCAGGATCCGGCGTCTGCGCCGTGGAAAAGTCTTTGATCGCCTGGATTGCTGAACGTTTCGGCTTGCCTTCGTCTGCAGGTGGCCAGTTTGTGTCCGGGGCATCGATGGCGACTTTGACTGCAGTTGCCGTTGCCAGAGACCAGCGCTTGGAGGCTGAGCTGCGGCACAGAGCGACCGTGTATATATCGGATGAGTCACACTTCTGTATTACGAAGGCGCTTCGCGTCGTCGGCATACTGGATTCCCAGATCCGGACTATCCGCTGTGATTCGAAATACCGCATGGATAGCGACCATCTCCGTCGTGCGATATCTGAAGATCTTGCAGACGGTTTCAGACCATTCCTTGTTGTTGCAACGTGTGGGACAACGAGCACCGGCGGCATTGATCCCCTGAACGAAATTGCAGACATAGCAGACGAACATGGATTATGGATGCACGTCGACGCGGCTTACGGCGGATCTGTCGCATTTTCAAGTACCCATCGACCTCTAGTGGACGGACTTGGTCGTGCGGATAGCATCGCCTGGGATCCCCACAAATGGCTCTTCCAGACATACGGCTGTGGTACTATCCTCTTCCGCGAGAAATCCCATCCACTAAAGAGTTTTGCATCCACAGCTCATTTCTGCCGCGACTTTGAGGATGAAATGGAACCCCAGAATCCCTGGAATTATGGAATTGAACTGACGAGGCCCGCGCGGCACATGCGACTTTGGTTCAGTCTGCAGGTACTTGGCATGGACACGATTGACAAGATGATTGGCCGAGGCTTTGAGTTATCAGTTCTAGCTGAAGGCGAGATAAAAAGGCTGGCAGATTGGGTTATCTTGGCCCCCACATCTTTAGCCATTGTGAACTTTCGGTTTGCCCCACACGGCGTGGATGAAAAACTTCTCGGCCAGATTAATACTCACGTTTCGAAAGAATTGGCCGCTGAGAACATCGCGTGCATACTCACCACTCTGCTGGACGGTGTGGTTGGTCTCCGGATGTGTACTATCAATCCGCGAACCACTGATGACGATATACGTCGGGTGGTCAGAGCCCTTGGTAGCAGCGCTCAAGGAGCCTACAGGGAGCTTTTCAAAGCCCGAGATTGA
- a CDS encoding putative flavin-containing polyamine oxidase, translated as MFLGHLSLIAFGAWAVHPVVGYVSQPRDQEGTCQKATVAILGAGISGISAAQTLSKASVDDFLILEYRDRIGGRAWHENFGQDKDGNPYVVEMGANWVQGLGNPGGPENPIWTLAKEFGLQTTYSNYSNVSTYNQDGYKDYSHLLDECDEAYDIANQAAGKILVENLQDQTAKAGLALAGWKPKSHDMEAQAVDWWTWDFEASFTPLESSLVFGMASDNLTSNQFSDHDNFVTDQRGFNTIIKGMASKFLTEDDPRLLLNTKVTNITYGPEGVTVYSSDGNCVQAAYAICTFSLGVLQNDVVTFTPELPEWKKTAIQMFTMGTYTKIFLQFNETFWPTDTQYFLYADPATRGYYPLFQSLSMDGFHPGSNIIFVTVTDELAQRAERQSDEETKQEIMEVLRKMFPDVDVPEPTAFLYPRWNTEPWSYGSYSNWPMGTTLEMHENLRANTDRLWFSGEATSPSYFGFLHGAWFEGRDAGRRIAGLLNGCKEGNSTTCVPRKHYEVLHGTSPLADYSSVNGWEVSSFYDSNDD; from the exons ATGTTTTTGGGCCATCTTTCATTAATTGCCTTTGGAGCCTGGGCTGTCCACCCGGTGGTGGGCTATGTGTCCCAACCTAGAGACCAGGAAGGGACATGTCAGAAGGCTACGGTTGCGATTCT AGGGGCAGGGATATCAGGTATCTCGGCTGCC CAAACTCTGTCGAAAGCGTCGGTGGATGATTTCCTTATCCTGGAATATCGCGACCGAATTGGTGGTCGTGCTTGGCACGAGAATTTTGGCCAGGACAAAGATGGGAACCCCTACGTGGTCGAAATGGGTGCCAACTGG GTGCAAGGACTCGGAAATCCAGGAGGTCCTGAGAATCCAATTTGGACTTTAGCCAAGGAATTTGGCTTGCAGACGACTTACTCGAACTACAGCAATGTTTCGACATACAATCAGGATGGCTACAAGGATTATTCCCATCTCCTGGATGAGTGTGACGAAGCCTACGATATTGCAAACCAGGCGGCTGGCAAGATTCTTGTTGAAAATCTCCAGGACCAGACGGCAAAGGCCGGATTGGCGTTGGCAGGATGGAAGCCGAAGTCGCATGACATGGAGGCTCAGGCAGTTGACTGGTGGACGTGGG ATTTCGAGGCCTCTTTCACGCCGCTAGAAAGCTCTTTGGTATTTGGTATGGCAAGTGACAATTTGACCTCGAATCAGTTCAGCGACCACGATAACTTCGTCACCGATCAGCGGGGATTTAACACTATCATCAAGGGCATGGCCTCCAAGTTCCTGACTGAAGATGACCCCCGCTTGCTTCTCAATACCAAAGTCACGAATATCACTTACGGACCCGAAGGCGTCACAGTCTACAGTAGCGATGGGAACTGCGTCCAAGCCGCATACGCCATCTGCACATTCTCCTTGGGCGTCCTGCAGAACGATGTCGTCACTTTCACCCCGGAGCTGCCAGAGTGGAAGAAGACAGCAATCCAGATGTTCACCATGGGCACATATACGAAGATCTTTTTGCAGTTCAATGAGACCTTCTGGCCTACGGACACCCAGTACTTCCTATACGCGGACCCCGCCACTCGTGGCTACTACCCACTCTTCCAGTCCCTATCCATGGACGGTTTCCACCCGGGATCCAACATCATCTTCGTGACCGTTACTGACGAGCTTGCCCAGCGGGCCGAACGCCAATCTGACGAGGAGACTAAGCAAGAAATTATGGAGGTCCTGCGTAAAATGTTCCCTGATGTGGATGTTCCTGAACCTACCGCCTTCCTGTATCCTCGCTGGAACACCGAGCCGTGGTCCTATGGTAGCTACTCCAACTGGCCCATGGGCACGACCCTGGAAATGCATGAGAACCTGCGAGCCAACACCGACCGACTCTGGTTCTCGGGTGAAGCTACCAGTCCGTCCTACTTTGGTTTCTTGCACGGGGCATGGTTTGAAGGTCGCGATGCAGGACGACGGATTGCTGGGTTGCTGAATGGATGCAAGGAAGGGAACTCTACGACTTGTGTCCCCAGGAAACACTATGAGGTGCTTCATGGTACCTCGCCGCTTGCCGATTACAGCTCGGTCAACGGGTGGGAGGTGAGCAGTTTCTATGACAGTAATGATGACTAG